One Legionella lansingensis genomic region harbors:
- a CDS encoding thioredoxin domain-containing protein, producing MSKAPVNHLIHENSPYLQQHAHNPVEWYPWGETALDKARTENKPILLSIGYAACHWCHVMAHESFEDEETAALMNQLFVNIKVDKEERPDLDKIYQTSHYYLSQQSGGWPLTIFLTPDLTPFFSGTYFPLEDRYQLPSFKKVLNITSYLYKNRTEDIRKQGMELKRILQQQNKTFSLSLNPQPLELAFTMLEQNYDEKYGGFGTAPKFPQASKLEYLLSNRSPLAAETLKKIAKGGIYDQLRGGFYRYSVDQKWNIPHFEKMLYDNGQLLTLYSLASRAYPQSSFKKILTETAEWVIAEMQSAEGGYFSSLDADSEGEEGKFYYWDKSEIQALLTAQEYTVASLYFGLNNPANFENHWHLYISQPLKSVSRTLNMPLVDVKELIASAKRKLLWARNKRSTPFRDEKILTSWNALMIKGMLLAGKRLNQEKYLHSAYQALDFVQSKLWDGEKLQACYKNGDAYLLGYLDDYVFLLDALLTSLEVSWNTDHLLFTIELAEAILAHFSDETVGGFFFTANNHEKLLYRPKTMMDDAIPAGNGVLVRTLLILGHLLGEIRYIEAAEQTLKAAWTMLSRYPAEHCSLLLGLQTYLTPPQIIVIRGQEDEIQRWQALAKSFNNYVVAIPSHVSHLPEVLAAKKAQGDCCAYVCQGHECKEVIKAFDDLKRALIKEPTSS from the coding sequence ATGTCTAAAGCGCCAGTCAATCATCTCATTCATGAAAATAGCCCATATCTACAACAGCATGCGCATAATCCTGTTGAATGGTATCCATGGGGAGAAACGGCGCTAGATAAGGCGCGAACAGAAAATAAGCCCATCTTACTTTCCATTGGTTATGCAGCCTGCCATTGGTGCCATGTGATGGCTCATGAATCATTTGAAGATGAAGAAACGGCAGCGTTAATGAATCAGTTATTTGTCAACATTAAAGTTGATAAGGAAGAACGCCCTGATCTAGATAAGATTTATCAAACCTCCCATTATTATTTAAGCCAACAAAGTGGAGGCTGGCCACTTACCATTTTTTTAACCCCTGATCTTACACCATTTTTTAGCGGAACTTATTTTCCTCTGGAGGATCGCTATCAGCTACCCAGTTTTAAAAAGGTGTTGAATATCACATCCTATTTATACAAAAACAGGACAGAAGACATCCGCAAACAAGGCATGGAATTAAAACGAATTTTGCAGCAACAGAATAAAACATTCAGCTTATCGTTAAATCCACAACCATTAGAACTTGCGTTTACCATGCTGGAACAAAATTATGATGAAAAATATGGTGGCTTTGGTACCGCTCCCAAATTTCCGCAAGCTAGTAAATTGGAGTATTTATTGAGTAATCGATCTCCTCTGGCAGCTGAAACATTAAAAAAAATTGCCAAAGGTGGTATTTATGATCAATTGCGAGGGGGATTTTATCGCTATTCCGTTGATCAAAAATGGAATATCCCTCATTTCGAGAAAATGTTATACGATAATGGTCAATTGTTAACGCTTTATAGTTTGGCGAGCCGTGCCTATCCGCAATCTTCATTTAAGAAAATTTTAACAGAAACTGCAGAATGGGTGATTGCAGAGATGCAATCCGCAGAAGGCGGGTATTTCTCCAGTTTAGATGCTGACTCAGAAGGTGAGGAAGGGAAATTCTATTATTGGGATAAAAGCGAAATTCAAGCTTTATTAACTGCACAAGAATACACTGTTGCTTCGCTGTATTTCGGCCTAAATAATCCTGCCAATTTTGAAAATCACTGGCACCTATATATCTCACAGCCTTTAAAATCGGTGAGCAGAACATTGAATATGCCACTGGTAGACGTCAAAGAATTGATTGCCTCTGCAAAGAGAAAGCTCTTGTGGGCACGCAATAAGCGCTCCACCCCTTTTCGCGATGAAAAAATTTTAACATCTTGGAATGCCTTGATGATAAAAGGCATGTTATTGGCAGGAAAACGATTAAACCAAGAAAAATACCTTCATTCTGCTTATCAGGCTTTAGATTTCGTTCAAAGCAAGCTTTGGGACGGAGAAAAGTTACAAGCCTGTTATAAGAATGGTGATGCTTATTTGCTGGGTTATCTAGATGATTACGTCTTTTTATTGGACGCCTTACTGACCTCTTTGGAAGTATCCTGGAATACTGACCATTTATTATTTACTATTGAACTTGCAGAAGCTATTCTGGCTCATTTTTCTGATGAAACAGTTGGGGGCTTCTTTTTTACAGCTAACAATCATGAGAAATTACTCTATCGTCCCAAAACGATGATGGACGATGCTATTCCCGCAGGCAATGGTGTTCTTGTGCGCACCCTTCTTATCCTTGGTCATTTGCTAGGAGAAATTCGTTATATAGAGGCTGCAGAACAAACCCTAAAAGCAGCGTGGACCATGTTGTCTCGTTACCCAGCGGAACATTGCTCTTTGTTATTAGGATTGCAAACCTATCTAACCCCACCACAAATCATTGTAATTCGCGGTCAAGAAGATGAAATTCAGCGTTGGCAAGCTCTTGCAAAATCCTTTAATAATTATGTGGTTGCGATTCCAAGTCATGTATCGCATTTGCCTGAAGTACTAGCGGCTAAAAAGGCTCAAGGAGATTGCTGTGCTTATGTCTGTCAGGGGCATGAATGTAAAGAGGTCATCAAAGCCTTTGATGACCTCAAACGCGCTCTAATAAAGGAACCAACCAGTTCCTAA
- a CDS encoding DNA-3-methyladenine glycosylase codes for MQKLSREFYGRDTITVAKDLLGKYLVHSTNGYERVGKIVEVEAYLGQHDLAAHSSKGVTPRTKIMFGPPGYAYVYLIYGIHHCMNVVTESEGSGSAVLLRALEPINNLNQRTQGPGLLCKAMGIDKQLNGHDLLSDNFYIAAPIDETHIAISERPRVGVDYAKHWANELLRFYIKDNKFISRI; via the coding sequence ATGCAAAAATTATCCCGTGAATTTTATGGTAGAGACACAATAACAGTGGCTAAGGATCTATTGGGTAAGTATTTAGTTCACTCCACAAACGGTTATGAACGCGTTGGTAAAATTGTTGAAGTCGAGGCTTATTTAGGCCAGCATGATTTGGCAGCGCATTCCTCAAAGGGTGTGACACCACGGACAAAAATAATGTTTGGCCCCCCAGGTTATGCTTATGTTTATTTGATTTACGGTATTCATCATTGCATGAATGTGGTTACAGAGAGTGAGGGTAGTGGTTCTGCTGTCTTATTGCGAGCACTTGAACCGATTAACAATCTTAACCAACGTACACAAGGCCCAGGTTTGCTATGTAAGGCAATGGGAATAGACAAACAATTAAATGGTCATGATTTACTAAGTGACAATTTTTATATTGCTGCTCCTATTGATGAAACCCATATAGCCATTTCAGAAAGACCACGTGTAGGTGTTGACTATGCCAAGCATTGGGCAAACGAATTGTTGCGGTTTTATATAAAGGATAACAAATTCATATCTAGAATTTAG
- a CDS encoding 3'(2'),5'-bisphosphate nucleotidase CysQ family protein, whose translation MKHQKDNKSNANHPLDKELQVVIDFAYKAGNIVKNIRSRGYKIFDKGKHLGLVTEADQEVSQFLVKSMKQVFPDDLIISEEEPLPPKSAQADRIWFIDPIDGTSDFISGSNEWSVMLGLAIKGEAQLGVVYQPDTQELYYAIKDCGSFFTKPQKNQPLQVNTVSDPARAILIQSRSHWSTRAENIAKELGINKIIKHGSLGLKLGKIAKGEADLYFNFSGHCHLWDLCAPEIILNEAGGKLLTASTNRLIYCAGETRIKEGFLATTNSLATKVQRFLQ comes from the coding sequence ATGAAGCATCAGAAAGACAATAAATCTAATGCAAACCATCCTTTAGACAAAGAATTACAAGTAGTCATCGATTTTGCTTATAAAGCGGGTAACATCGTAAAAAATATTCGTTCCCGAGGCTATAAGATCTTTGATAAAGGAAAACATCTAGGGTTGGTTACTGAAGCTGATCAGGAGGTAAGTCAGTTCTTAGTCAAGTCAATGAAACAAGTCTTTCCCGATGATCTTATTATCTCCGAAGAAGAACCCCTACCTCCCAAATCAGCCCAAGCGGATAGGATATGGTTTATTGACCCGATTGATGGCACAAGTGATTTTATCTCTGGCAGCAATGAATGGTCCGTCATGTTAGGGCTTGCTATTAAGGGGGAGGCTCAACTTGGCGTGGTCTATCAACCAGATACACAAGAACTTTATTATGCTATAAAAGACTGCGGTTCATTTTTCACCAAACCACAGAAAAACCAGCCCCTACAAGTGAACACCGTCTCAGATCCTGCTCGAGCGATTTTAATACAATCCAGGAGTCATTGGAGTACTAGAGCAGAAAACATAGCAAAAGAGCTAGGTATTAATAAAATCATCAAGCATGGCTCCCTCGGCTTAAAACTGGGGAAAATTGCCAAAGGTGAGGCTGATCTTTATTTTAACTTTTCCGGTCATTGCCATTTATGGGATCTATGCGCTCCTGAGATCATTCTCAACGAAGCAGGAGGAAAACTTTTGACAGCCTCTACTAACAGACTTATCTACTGTGCAGGTGAAACAAGAATTAAAGAAGGTTTTTTGGCGACGACCAATAGCTTAGCCACTAAAGTTCAGCGATTTTTGCAATAA
- the cysZ gene encoding sulfate transporter CysZ: protein MRDFFTGIYYFFSGLRSLNKKGLRRFVVMPVIFNLFVYGAIAYLGYHYLSPWADYYISKLPHWLSFLSVVFTILFFLLFILFFLTTFSVLANLFAAPFNGLLAERAQKILQNASIPERGFGKAVIQSIKRQGQFIAYYVPRLLLMCFLFFLPPFHPMLPFLWFVFNAWILSIQYQDFVMDNNLIDFKTMRSMISNNKSLSLGFGFAASLLSFVPFMNLLVMPAAVIGATNMFYLKIYSKIRQNSKNRL from the coding sequence ATGCGCGATTTTTTTACAGGGATATACTATTTTTTCTCGGGTCTGCGAAGCTTAAATAAAAAAGGACTTAGGCGTTTTGTCGTGATGCCCGTGATTTTTAATCTTTTTGTTTATGGGGCAATCGCTTATTTGGGCTATCATTATTTATCACCTTGGGCAGATTACTACATTAGTAAATTACCTCATTGGCTTAGTTTTCTGAGTGTGGTTTTTACTATCTTATTTTTTCTATTATTTATTCTCTTTTTTTTAACTACCTTTTCCGTTTTGGCCAATTTGTTTGCTGCACCTTTTAATGGTTTATTAGCCGAGCGAGCTCAAAAGATCCTACAGAATGCGTCTATTCCTGAAAGAGGGTTCGGTAAGGCAGTGATTCAAAGTATTAAACGACAGGGGCAATTTATTGCTTATTATGTACCACGCTTACTACTGATGTGTTTTTTGTTTTTTCTGCCACCATTTCACCCCATGTTACCCTTCTTATGGTTTGTATTTAATGCATGGATACTGAGTATTCAATATCAAGATTTTGTTATGGATAATAATTTGATTGATTTTAAGACAATGCGAAGCATGATTAGTAACAATAAAAGTTTATCGTTAGGTTTTGGGTTTGCAGCAAGTTTATTAAGTTTTGTTCCTTTTATGAACCTTTTAGTCATGCCAGCAGCTGTGATCGGTGCTACTAACATGTTTTATCTAAAAATTTATTCTAAAATTAGACAAAATTCTAAAAATAGACTATAG
- a CDS encoding antitoxin Xre-like helix-turn-helix domain-containing protein, translating to MKTSTQVSLSVPNEVAWKALKNLVERFSFNKEEALILMGDMPPSSYYKGISKYEGNLTRDEKERISLLLGIYKDLRILFVDSNQAMSWIDRKNNLPPFNGLSPRNYMMEGSLMRLAEVRRFLDFWRGY from the coding sequence ATGAAAACTTCAACTCAAGTCTCATTATCTGTTCCTAATGAAGTTGCATGGAAGGCTTTAAAAAATTTGGTGGAAAGATTCTCTTTTAATAAAGAAGAGGCCCTTATCTTGATGGGAGACATGCCGCCTTCCTCTTATTATAAAGGGATAAGTAAATATGAGGGTAATTTAACAAGAGATGAAAAAGAACGCATTTCTTTGTTACTAGGTATCTATAAGGACCTGCGAATTTTGTTTGTTGATAGCAACCAGGCTATGTCGTGGATAGATCGAAAAAATAATTTGCCTCCATTTAATGGCCTTAGCCCAAGAAACTACATGATGGAGGGCAGTTTAATGAGGCTCGCAGAGGTACGAAGGTTTTTGGATTTTTGGCGAGGATATTAA
- a CDS encoding RES family NAD+ phosphorylase, which yields MFNYTDFKEKTHRLIPSRYPPVTLFDWVESPEELEQLAYLEGLTNDRLTTEYGQISLVAKDDWVGGPGATPLMAAFTHFGVSRFSDGTSYGIYYAGDSIRTAIAETRFHRERFLAASQEPPCIVQMREYTAFVTKPLVDLSSDVYRDYLNPNINAYFKSQELGREIKRQNEWGLLYPSVRSESADARCLAIFRPPALTLPVQAGHYDYIWDGNCIAEIRKSVKYQ from the coding sequence ATGTTCAATTATACGGATTTTAAAGAAAAAACACATCGCCTTATTCCATCACGCTATCCTCCAGTTACATTATTTGACTGGGTGGAGTCTCCTGAAGAATTGGAACAACTTGCTTACCTTGAGGGTCTAACCAATGATCGTTTAACCACGGAGTATGGTCAAATTTCCTTAGTGGCTAAAGATGATTGGGTAGGGGGACCAGGAGCAACGCCATTAATGGCGGCTTTTACCCATTTTGGTGTTTCAAGATTTAGTGATGGAACATCGTATGGGATTTACTATGCTGGCGATTCCATAAGAACGGCGATTGCTGAAACCAGGTTTCATAGGGAACGTTTCCTGGCTGCATCGCAGGAGCCTCCTTGCATTGTACAAATGAGAGAATATACCGCTTTCGTTACAAAACCTCTGGTTGATTTATCTAGTGATGTCTACAGAGACTACTTAAATCCTAACATCAATGCTTATTTTAAAAGTCAGGAGTTAGGACGCGAAATAAAGCGGCAAAACGAATGGGGCTTACTGTACCCCAGCGTAAGAAGCGAGAGCGCAGATGCTAGGTGTCTGGCAATCTTCAGACCTCCAGCGCTAACTTTGCCTGTGCAAGCGGGGCATTATGATTATATTTGGGATGGTAACTGCATTGCTGAGATAAGGAAATCCGTGAAGTATCAGTAG
- a CDS encoding DMT family transporter, with product MRTAAKSPSQGLVFLILAQTMVGINIVASKVLLASLPIFFLLFIRFTLATLILLALHWLTYLKEATPLSYFFSELKRKDWLFILAQALSAGVLFNCLMLLGLHYTDANVAGIITSTLPAMIAILSWIFLGERIAGKQGLCIFFATMGLMTIAYGKLSGTQVIHSFVGDIIILFSLLPEAAYYVLSRAYPNRLPVFLISALMNGINAMLTLPLGILFYLQTPTFDLTTWIIMFILGLSSGLFYVFWYFGCQQVDGVLASLSTAAMPLATVILAFAILGEQLTLQQGLGMLLVLFSIVLYARK from the coding sequence ATGCGTACAGCAGCTAAAAGTCCTTCACAGGGACTGGTATTTTTAATTCTTGCGCAAACGATGGTCGGAATTAATATCGTAGCGTCTAAAGTGTTATTGGCCTCACTACCCATATTTTTTCTGTTGTTTATACGTTTTACCTTGGCAACTTTAATCCTTTTAGCTTTACATTGGCTTACTTATCTTAAAGAAGCCACCCCCTTAAGTTACTTTTTTTCTGAACTCAAACGAAAAGACTGGCTTTTTATTCTCGCTCAGGCTCTTTCTGCTGGTGTGCTATTCAACTGTCTTATGCTTTTAGGCTTACATTATACCGATGCCAATGTTGCCGGGATCATTACCAGTACGCTGCCAGCAATGATTGCTATTCTCTCCTGGATTTTTCTTGGGGAAAGAATAGCAGGAAAACAAGGTCTTTGTATCTTTTTTGCTACCATGGGGCTTATGACGATTGCTTATGGCAAACTCTCTGGCACGCAAGTCATTCACTCATTTGTTGGCGATATTATCATTCTTTTTTCTCTTTTGCCTGAAGCTGCCTATTATGTTTTATCTCGAGCTTACCCAAATCGCCTCCCAGTCTTTCTTATTTCGGCTTTGATGAATGGCATAAATGCAATGTTAACCTTACCCCTCGGCATTCTCTTCTACCTGCAAACCCCTACGTTTGATCTAACGACATGGATAATCATGTTTATTTTAGGACTAAGTTCAGGATTATTTTATGTTTTTTGGTATTTTGGCTGCCAGCAAGTGGATGGTGTTCTAGCTTCTCTTTCTACAGCGGCGATGCCGCTTGCTACTGTAATATTGGCTTTCGCAATTTTGGGAGAGCAATTAACCCTTCAGCAAGGTCTGGGTATGCTGTTAGTATTGTTCTCCATAGTCCTCTATGCTCGGAAATAG
- a CDS encoding helix-turn-helix domain-containing protein, protein MLIVIINSLPKVMSNIISLRSYKTESASHSHEFAQIVLPIRGSLELEIEGRGSQVKDGIGAYIATNSRHCFAGSQDNLFLVADLPKQSPELKPFVYVTATVKKFICFTHSYLQTTQDPLTDYLLYQLMVNVLSPSSLLSHRSVQLAKEWIAKHLAAPMDISKLARHCCLSKSQLQRRFKEETGLGLAEYWRIKKLEYAQMLLSKAKLSIEEIAFEVGYENLSAFSRRFTKFFCMTPSQWRHMTLTAKSMRPKDKN, encoded by the coding sequence TTGCTCATAGTTATTATTAATTCACTACCCAAAGTTATGTCGAATATCATTTCTCTACGTTCGTACAAGACAGAAAGCGCAAGTCATAGCCATGAGTTTGCTCAAATAGTCCTACCTATTCGTGGCTCACTTGAACTAGAGATTGAGGGTCGAGGTAGTCAGGTCAAAGATGGCATTGGCGCGTATATTGCCACCAACAGCCGCCACTGTTTCGCAGGAAGTCAGGACAACTTGTTTTTAGTAGCCGACCTCCCAAAACAATCGCCAGAACTAAAACCTTTTGTTTATGTAACTGCTACTGTAAAAAAATTCATTTGCTTCACTCACTCCTATTTGCAAACAACGCAAGATCCCCTCACAGATTATCTACTCTATCAATTGATGGTGAATGTTTTATCCCCATCTTCCTTGCTAAGTCATCGCAGTGTACAACTTGCCAAAGAGTGGATTGCAAAACATCTTGCTGCGCCAATGGATATTTCTAAATTAGCCCGACACTGTTGTCTTAGTAAGAGTCAGTTGCAACGGCGTTTCAAAGAAGAGACTGGGCTTGGTCTTGCTGAATATTGGCGTATAAAAAAATTGGAATATGCTCAAATGTTATTGAGTAAAGCTAAATTGTCCATTGAAGAGATTGCCTTCGAAGTAGGTTATGAAAATTTATCTGCTTTCAGCCGACGATTCACTAAATTTTTCTGTATGACCCCTTCTCAATGGCGCCATATGACGCTAACGGCAAAGAGTATGCGTCCTAAAGACAAGAACTAG
- a CDS encoding metallophosphoesterase: MSTNSPITLVQLSDLHFSGEKPLKNHPKLPAEGLANVLKHIETTIPEEKIIILTGDLVADPDPALYQELASIFRTLPHTVAAIPGNHDSFEMMKEHFFGYNISSKTVLSIGKWLNILLDSSHSGLVKHSGRIINSDLEMLENTLTQHPNQHILIFLHHPPIAFGSEKFKKIILENAADFNSIVQRFEQVKAVIFGHAHTEFSLLRQKILYLSCPSTWAQFDRSQDDLFFMPTPSAYNSYRLYDDGSFLFMTHYCWS, from the coding sequence ATGTCCACCAATTCGCCAATAACGCTGGTTCAACTATCTGATCTTCATTTCTCAGGAGAAAAGCCTTTAAAAAATCATCCCAAACTCCCCGCTGAAGGTCTGGCTAATGTCTTAAAGCATATCGAAACCACTATACCAGAGGAAAAGATTATCATCCTAACAGGTGATCTTGTCGCTGATCCTGACCCTGCGTTATACCAGGAACTAGCTTCTATCTTTAGAACACTCCCCCACACGGTTGCTGCTATTCCAGGAAATCATGATTCCTTTGAGATGATGAAGGAACATTTTTTTGGCTATAATATTTCTTCGAAAACTGTCCTCTCTATTGGTAAATGGTTAAATATTTTATTAGATTCGAGTCATTCAGGGCTAGTAAAGCACTCGGGGCGCATCATCAATAGTGATCTAGAAATGCTCGAGAACACTCTGACGCAACATCCAAATCAACATATATTAATTTTTTTACACCACCCACCCATTGCTTTTGGATCTGAAAAGTTTAAGAAAATCATCCTTGAAAATGCCGCTGATTTTAATTCTATCGTTCAACGCTTCGAACAAGTAAAAGCAGTCATCTTTGGACATGCTCATACTGAATTTAGCCTTCTGCGGCAAAAAATATTGTATTTGAGCTGCCCTTCTACATGGGCACAATTTGATCGCTCCCAAGATGACTTGTTTTTTATGCCAACACCATCAGCCTACAATAGCTATCGTCTCTATGATGATGGTTCTTTTCTTTTTATGACGCATTATTGCTGGAGCTAA
- a CDS encoding zinc-binding alcohol dehydrogenase family protein has product MKAIGYQKSLPIDDSSSLVDIELPSPVANGRDLLVEIKAVAVNPVDTKVRVREEPPPGEYRVLGWDAAGIVKAIGEGVQLFKPGDEVWYAGDITRPGTNSELHLVDERIVGLKPKNLSFEKAAALPLTSLTAWELLFDRLGVMASEKSSLLITGAAGGVGSILVQLARQLTTLTIIGTASRKDSKKWILEQGAHHVIDHSKPMHEQLLALGINEVDYVISLTHTDEHAEELVKCLKPQSKFALIDDPTHIDIRLFKPKSISIHWEMMYTRSKFKTLDMVKQHHILNEVAHLVEKGVIKTTFNESFGTINAENLRKAHKLLESGQSRGKIVLSGWA; this is encoded by the coding sequence ATGAAAGCCATTGGATATCAAAAATCCCTGCCCATCGATGATAGCAGCTCATTGGTGGATATCGAGTTGCCAAGCCCAGTAGCCAATGGGCGAGATTTACTGGTTGAAATCAAAGCCGTTGCCGTTAATCCCGTTGATACCAAGGTTAGGGTGAGAGAAGAACCACCTCCAGGCGAATATAGAGTATTAGGGTGGGATGCCGCGGGCATAGTAAAAGCAATAGGTGAAGGCGTGCAACTCTTCAAACCAGGGGATGAAGTTTGGTACGCTGGCGATATCACCCGCCCTGGAACGAACAGTGAACTTCATCTTGTTGACGAACGCATTGTAGGTCTTAAACCAAAAAATCTTTCTTTTGAAAAGGCAGCTGCACTACCGCTAACATCTTTAACTGCCTGGGAACTCCTCTTTGACCGTCTGGGTGTCATGGCCAGTGAAAAATCTAGTCTTCTGATCACCGGTGCCGCTGGCGGAGTAGGATCGATTTTAGTGCAACTAGCAAGACAACTCACAACGTTAACCATCATTGGCACGGCATCAAGAAAGGATTCTAAAAAATGGATTCTTGAGCAAGGTGCTCATCATGTCATTGACCATAGTAAACCCATGCACGAGCAACTCTTAGCACTTGGCATAAATGAAGTGGATTACGTTATCAGTTTGACGCATACCGATGAGCACGCAGAGGAGCTGGTCAAATGCCTCAAACCGCAATCCAAATTTGCACTCATTGATGATCCCACCCATATCGATATACGTCTCTTTAAGCCTAAAAGCATCTCAATTCATTGGGAAATGATGTATACCCGCTCAAAGTTTAAGACGCTAGATATGGTTAAACAACATCATATTTTAAACGAGGTAGCCCACTTGGTGGAGAAAGGGGTAATCAAAACGACATTTAATGAGAGTTTCGGGACAATTAATGCCGAAAACCTACGCAAAGCGCATAAACTCCTGGAGAGTGGTCAGTCAAGGGGTAAAATTGTGCTTTCTGGGTGGGCTTGA
- a CDS encoding MarR family winged helix-turn-helix transcriptional regulator, protein MQTSTLLKKANRLLVKKANELLKPYKITHAYTSFLMELFAKAGLTQAEMCKRIGIEQPTAVRTLDRMERDGFIRRKPSENDRRVYLVFPTAKALAVKNEIDLCAQKLNELALQGFSEEEKKYFNQLIKRLNDNLG, encoded by the coding sequence ATGCAAACATCGACCCTCTTAAAAAAAGCCAATCGCTTGCTGGTTAAAAAAGCCAATGAATTACTCAAACCCTATAAAATTACCCATGCCTATACCTCTTTTTTAATGGAATTATTTGCAAAAGCAGGCCTCACACAAGCTGAAATGTGTAAGCGCATCGGGATTGAGCAACCAACAGCAGTCAGGACCCTTGATCGTATGGAACGCGATGGATTTATTCGTCGCAAACCGTCAGAAAACGATAGGCGCGTTTATCTTGTTTTCCCAACTGCAAAAGCATTGGCAGTAAAAAATGAGATTGACCTGTGCGCACAAAAACTGAATGAATTGGCTTTACAAGGATTTAGTGAGGAAGAAAAAAAATATTTTAATCAATTGATTAAGCGTTTAAACGATAATCTAGGATAA
- a CDS encoding PhzF family phenazine biosynthesis protein, whose protein sequence is MVTQDIYQVDAFTTKLFGGNPAAICPLNRWLDDKTMQAIANENNLSETAFIVREGEAYHIRWFTPNSEVALCGHATLASAYVIFTMLGHAGNSITFKSLSGELQVKKQGEQLQLNFPALPYKQMTPSSALLAALNVTPKAVYESTFDLLLIFAEEKEVEEAKPDLNAISLLQNRGIILTAPSAKFDVYSRCFYPGCDVPEDPVTGSAHCVIAPYWSERLGKQRIHASQGLKRQGELICEVSGDRVLLTGSCRLYLQGKIALA, encoded by the coding sequence ATGGTAACGCAAGATATATATCAAGTGGATGCATTTACCACAAAATTGTTTGGTGGTAATCCAGCGGCAATCTGTCCTCTTAATCGTTGGCTTGATGACAAAACAATGCAAGCCATTGCCAATGAAAATAATTTGTCAGAGACGGCATTTATTGTAAGAGAAGGAGAAGCCTATCACATTCGTTGGTTCACCCCTAACTCAGAGGTTGCTCTTTGCGGACATGCAACATTAGCCAGTGCCTATGTGATTTTTACAATGTTAGGTCATGCTGGGAATAGCATTACGTTTAAGAGTTTAAGTGGTGAATTGCAAGTTAAAAAACAAGGGGAGCAATTACAACTGAATTTTCCTGCTTTACCTTATAAACAAATGACTCCTTCTTCTGCCTTACTTGCTGCATTGAATGTTACACCTAAAGCTGTTTATGAAAGCACCTTTGACCTCCTATTGATTTTTGCTGAAGAAAAAGAAGTCGAGGAAGCTAAACCTGATCTTAACGCGATCAGTTTGTTGCAAAATCGAGGAATAATATTAACGGCTCCCTCAGCAAAGTTCGATGTTTATTCTCGCTGCTTCTACCCTGGCTGTGATGTCCCTGAAGACCCGGTAACAGGTTCAGCTCATTGCGTTATTGCACCTTATTGGAGCGAGCGGCTAGGAAAACAACGCATTCACGCTTCTCAAGGATTGAAACGTCAAGGGGAGTTAATTTGTGAGGTCAGTGGTGATCGCGTATTACTCACGGGAAGTTGTCGACTTTATTTGCAGGGAAAGATAGCTCTAGCCTAA